TCTCGGCGAGGACGCTGGAATGCCCCATCCAGGTGATCCGCAGGCCGGTCGCGGCCGGCTTGGCCAGGTCGGCGAGCGTCGTCGGGTGCACGGGGACGGTTCCCGCCGGGGAGCGGTGGAGGCGCTCCTCCTTGCGGAAGTAGACCTTCGCGAACTCCAGCATCGAGCCGTCGGGGCGGGTCCGGGCGCTCTCCGGGTTCTGGAACACACCGTCCGCGAAGTTCGGCGATCTGCGCATGCGCTCCATGCGCGCTCCGCCCGGATCCGCGCCGAAGGCGGCGGGCCGCAGCGAGCGGAGCCCGGAGCTCAGGGTACGGAAACCGGTCACGGGTACCTCCAGAAGGAGTCGGTCAGGCTTTCATTATGGTCGTCGCCTCTGACGGCGCCGCGTCGCCCCGGTCACGACGCGATGTCCGTCCGTCCCGGGCCTGTGTCTCCTCAACCCCGGCACGGACCCGCTTCTTCCGCCCGGGAGCAACGTTCTCGCCGTCGCCCACGGGCATCGGAACCGCCCGCCCGTCCCGAGCGCCCGGCCGCCGGGGTCCCGCGCGCGTTGACAGGACGGCCGACCGGTTTCGATACTGAACCATGATTCAGTACTGATCCAGGATGCCGTCCGAGATCCCGAGGGGGGAAACCCCCCGCTCACCCGCGCACCACCGTGACAGCCGTCCCCGAGGAGATCCCATGACCACCCCCCTCATGTCGCTCACCTGGACGGACCACGTGACCGGCCGCCAGGGCTTCCTCGTCGTCGACCGGCTCGTCCGCGGTGTGGCGAGCGGGGGCCTGCGGATGCGTCCTGGCTGCACGCTGGCGGAGGTCACCGGGCTCGCCCGGGGGATGACCATGAAGGAGGCGCTGCACTACGACCCGGCCGGCCGGTACGTTCCGCTGGGCGGCGCCAAGGGCGGCATCGACTGCGACCCGCAGGACCCGGGGGCGTACGACCTGCTGGTGCGCTACCTGCGGGCGATGCGTCCGTACATCGAGGCCTTCTGGACGACCGGCGAGGATCTCGGCCTCTCCCAGGACCTGGTCGACCGGGCCGCCGCGGAGGCCGGGCTCGTCTCGTCCATCCAGGCGGTCTACCCGCTCCTCGACGACGAGCGGGCGGCCCGGCGACGGCTCGCGGACGCCTTCGCCGTCGAGGTCGACGGCATCGGTCTCGACGAACTGGCCGGCGGCTGCGGCGTCGCCGAGTCGGTGCTCGCCGCGCTGGACCGGGCGGGGGTCCCGTACGCGGGGACACGGGTCGCCCTCCAGGGACTCGGCACGATGGGCGGGGCCACCGCACGGTTCCTCACCCGCGCGGGCCTGAAGGTGGTGGCCGTCGCCGACGTCAAGGGGACCCTCGCGAACCCGGACGGCCTCGACGTCGAGGCGCTGCTCGCGGCACGGGACGCGTACGGGACCGTCGACCGCGCCGCGCTGCGCCCCGGCGACCGTGAACTGCCCGGCGACGCCTGGCTGTCCGCCGATGCGGAAGTGCTGGTGCCCGCGGCGGTCTCGTACGCGGTCGACGCGGTCAACCAGGCCGGGATCAGGGCGCGTTGGGTGGTCGAGGCGGCCAACATGCCGGTCCTGGCGGAGGCGGAGGAGCTGCTGGCCGCCCGCGGGGTCGTCGTCCTGCCGGACGTGGTGGTCAACTCCGGTACGAACGCCTGGTGGTGGTGGACCCTGTTCGGCGACATCGGCGCCGACCCGGACGAGGCGTTCGCCCACATCCGCCGCTCCATGCGCGCCCTGATCGACCAGATGCTCGCCCGCGCGGAGGCCGACGGGACGACACCGCGTGCCGCCGCCCACGCCATCGTCACCGACCGGCTTCCGGTCATCGCGGAGCGGTTCGGCTGGTACGGATGACGCGAACTCGTGTCCGACCGCGGGCGACCGCGCTGTGTAGGGTTGCGGCGTGGCGAGAGTGCGGTTGAGCGTGGCGGAGCGGCGCGAGGAATTGCTGCGGGCCGCCGTGGAACAGATCGAGGCGCGGGGCGTGGCGGCGGTACGGATCGCCGACGTGGCCTCGTCCCTCGGCGTCAGCAACGCGCTCGTCCTGTACCACTTCTCCACCAAGGAGAAGCTGGTCGCGGCCGCCTTCACCTACGCGGCCGAGGACGATCTCGCCCATCTGCGCAAACTGCTCGGCCGCCGCACGACCGCGCTGCGGCGCCTGCGGACCGCCGTCCGCTGGTACGCCCCCACCGGCCAGGCCAAGGGCTGGCGCCTGTGGATCGAGGGCTGGGCGGCCGCACTGCGCGAGCCGGCCCTGCTGGAGGTCACCCGCGACCTCGACCGCCAGTGGAAGGCGGCCCTCACCGAGGTGATCGCCGAGGGCGTCGCCGCGGGCGAGTTCCAGTGCCCCGACCCGGTCGGCACGGCCCTGCGCCTCACCGCCCTGCTCGACGGCCTTGCCGTCCAGATGACCGCCTACGGCGGCACCGTCTCCCGGGCCCGCACCCAGCAATGGGCGGACGAGGCCCTGGCCCGCGAACTCGGTCTGGAGAGGGCCGCGTTGGTGGCGGGGCCGCGATAAGGACACGGACGCGGCGTCCGGGGACAAGTCGGCCCCGGGCCCGCGGGGCCCGGGGCGCGGTGACCGTGGGGCTGGCGGTCAGGCGACCGACTCGATGCGGGTCTTGATGTCGCCCGGGGAGAGCGCGCCCTTGGCGGCCACGTGGTCGCCGGAGGACTCGCCGCGCAGGCGTCGGCCGATCCACGGGACGAGGTACTCGCGGGCCCAGTGGATGTTGTCGCGTCGCACCTCGAAGGTGCCGCGCGGCGGCAGCGGCGGCCACGGCTGGTCCGGGTCGGCCGGCACCTCCAGGCCGAGGACCTGCCCGGCGCGCAGCGCCACCCGGGTGTGACCCTCGGGCGAGAGGTGGAGCCGGTCGCCGTCCCAGGCGCGGCGGTCCTGGATCGTCTTGAGGGACCACAGGTCGAGGACCGGGCAGCCGTAGCGGTCCGCGATGGCCCGCACATGCCCGTTGTACGTGGCGATCTTGCCGCGCAGATGCTTGAGCACGGGCACGCCACGGGTGTCGAAGCCGGTGGTCACCATGACCGCGCCGACGGCCGAGGTGAGGTCGGCGACGGCTCGCTCGAAGCGCTCCGCGACCTCGTCGGGATCGGTGCCGGGCCGGATGATGTCGTTGCCGCCCGCGGAGAAGGAGACCAGGTCCGGGCCGAGCTCCTTGGCGCGGACGAGCTGGGTCTCGACGATCTGGTCGAGCAGTCTCCCGCGCACCGCGAGGTTGGTGTAGTTGAAGTCGCCCTCGGGTCGCCGGTCCGCGAGCAGAACCGCGAAGCGGTCCGCCCAACCGACGAAGGCCCCGTCGGGCCCCAGGTCGCCGACGCCCTCGGTGAAGCTGTCCCCCACCGCCACGTACGACCCGATCACTGATCTGTCGTCACTCTTCGAATCGTCTGCCACGTCGGCCCATGATTCACCTTCGGATGTGAGCTACGCGACCGTAGGGAAGGGTTGACGGCCGGTGAGATAAGCCACTCGTCAAGTGTTGGTCAACCATGGAATAAGGCTCTGGTCAGGCCTGTTGAGGCAGCCGCCGCGAATTGTGTCCCGGGCGGACACCGGAAGCCGCCGGGAGCCGCCGGGAGCCGCCGAGAAACACCGAAGGCCGGACCCCGGGGATCGTGGGGTCCGGCCTTCGGAGGCGGTCCTGCCGTCAGGAGCAGGTCGGGCGAGGCGGCGTCAGCCGACGGCAACACCGTGCGAGCGCAGGTACGCGACCGGGTCGATGTCCGAGCCGTAGTCGGGCGTGGTGCGGATCTCGAAGTGCAGGTGCGGTCCGGTGACGTTGCCGGTCGCGCCGGAGAGGCCGATCTGCTGGCCCTCGGTCACGGTCTGGCCCGCCGAGACGGACAGGGACGACATGTGGGCGTACTGCGAGTACCGGCCGTCGGCGTGCTGGATGACGACCTGGTTGCCGTAGGCGCCGCCCCAGCCGGCGGAGACGACGGTACCCGCGGCGATGGACTTGATGGTGGTGCCGGTCGGGACGACGAAGTCCGTGCCCGTGTGGTAGCCGCTGGACCACATGCTGCCCGCCACCTTGTAGTTGGTGCCGATGGTGGCGCCGTCCACGGGGAGGGTGTAGCCCGAACTGTTGCCGACGGCGGCCGTCTTGGTGGCCGTGCTCGCCGTGTCGGCCTTCGCGGCGGCGGGCTTCGCGGCAGCCGGCTTGGCGGCCGAGGGCTTCGCCGGGGCCGAGGCCTGCGGGGCGGCGGCCTTCGCGCCGAGGGACAGCTTGAGACCGGGGTGGATCAGCGACGGGTCGCTGCCGATGGCGGAGCGGTTGTCCGAGTAGATCTTCTTCCAGCCGCCGCTGACGTGCTGGTCGTCGGCGATCTTGGCGAGATAGTCGCCGGCTTTCACCGCGTACGTCGTCGACGTGCCGGCCTTCGCGGCGGCCGGGGCGACGGTCGCGGACTTCTGGGTGTGCTGCGCGGCGGCGGCCGGGGTCGCGGCGTGGGCGCCGGTGGCTCCCAGCAACGGCAGCGCGAGTGCGGCGCCACCGGTTCCGGCCACGGCGATCGTGCGGGTGAAACGCAGGGACTTGGGACGGCGGTGCTTACCCTTCGCGGGCATGGCGATTTCCTCTCCGGCGCCTGCGAGGTGAGCTGTCGGGTGCGGGCTGGAGATGCCCGGCCACGCGGCTGCGCGGCTGTACCCCTAGCCTGTTCCGGAGACCGGACCAGGCACGGAACCTGTGGGTCCCCCGCTCCTGCCGTGTACGGGTGAGTGTGCGGATTCCGGGCGGCGGCAGGATTGGGCGTCCGTCCGGATTGAGGCAGAACGTAAGCGAGATGCGAGCACGTCGACAACTGTGTGCGGATTCTGTGCGCTCGCCTTTCTTGATCCATGCGGAATTCACCGTCACCCTCCGTGGAATGACGATCTTTCCGCGCTTTCAATTCGCCCGGAAACAAAGGCCGGTCACGAAAGGCCGACGGCAACACATCGTCACGAATATGACGCTGCTCACGCGACCCGGCGCACGTCGCTTCATTCCAGGGCCAGTTGGAATGAAGACGCTATTTCGGACAGAACAGTCAGATGCGACGCAGGCGGATAACCGTCGCATCGAGATCGCCGCTCAGCCCGGTGCTCAGACCGTGATGCAGCAGCACCGCACCGCGGTGCACTTCGCCCGTTTCGACCCGTTCGT
The window above is part of the Streptomyces sp. NBC_01428 genome. Proteins encoded here:
- a CDS encoding Glu/Leu/Phe/Val dehydrogenase dimerization domain-containing protein, whose protein sequence is MTTPLMSLTWTDHVTGRQGFLVVDRLVRGVASGGLRMRPGCTLAEVTGLARGMTMKEALHYDPAGRYVPLGGAKGGIDCDPQDPGAYDLLVRYLRAMRPYIEAFWTTGEDLGLSQDLVDRAAAEAGLVSSIQAVYPLLDDERAARRRLADAFAVEVDGIGLDELAGGCGVAESVLAALDRAGVPYAGTRVALQGLGTMGGATARFLTRAGLKVVAVADVKGTLANPDGLDVEALLAARDAYGTVDRAALRPGDRELPGDAWLSADAEVLVPAAVSYAVDAVNQAGIRARWVVEAANMPVLAEAEELLAARGVVVLPDVVVNSGTNAWWWWTLFGDIGADPDEAFAHIRRSMRALIDQMLARAEADGTTPRAAAHAIVTDRLPVIAERFGWYG
- a CDS encoding TetR/AcrR family transcriptional regulator → MARVRLSVAERREELLRAAVEQIEARGVAAVRIADVASSLGVSNALVLYHFSTKEKLVAAAFTYAAEDDLAHLRKLLGRRTTALRRLRTAVRWYAPTGQAKGWRLWIEGWAAALREPALLEVTRDLDRQWKAALTEVIAEGVAAGEFQCPDPVGTALRLTALLDGLAVQMTAYGGTVSRARTQQWADEALARELGLERAALVAGPR
- a CDS encoding SGNH/GDSL hydrolase family protein, with the protein product MIGSYVAVGDSFTEGVGDLGPDGAFVGWADRFAVLLADRRPEGDFNYTNLAVRGRLLDQIVETQLVRAKELGPDLVSFSAGGNDIIRPGTDPDEVAERFERAVADLTSAVGAVMVTTGFDTRGVPVLKHLRGKIATYNGHVRAIADRYGCPVLDLWSLKTIQDRRAWDGDRLHLSPEGHTRVALRAGQVLGLEVPADPDQPWPPLPPRGTFEVRRDNIHWAREYLVPWIGRRLRGESSGDHVAAKGALSPGDIKTRIESVA
- a CDS encoding M23 family metallopeptidase, producing MPAKGKHRRPKSLRFTRTIAVAGTGGAALALPLLGATGAHAATPAAAAQHTQKSATVAPAAAKAGTSTTYAVKAGDYLAKIADDQHVSGGWKKIYSDNRSAIGSDPSLIHPGLKLSLGAKAAAPQASAPAKPSAAKPAAAKPAAAKADTASTATKTAAVGNSSGYTLPVDGATIGTNYKVAGSMWSSGYHTGTDFVVPTGTTIKSIAAGTVVSAGWGGAYGNQVVIQHADGRYSQYAHMSSLSVSAGQTVTEGQQIGLSGATGNVTGPHLHFEIRTTPDYGSDIDPVAYLRSHGVAVG